In Carassius carassius chromosome 46, fCarCar2.1, whole genome shotgun sequence, the following proteins share a genomic window:
- the LOC132129517 gene encoding cadherin-like protein 26 codes for MMKITFFLILLAVVDVVSSSKNDISNREKRDAVLIRSKRRWVLSTIDVEENMPGPYPAIVTTLYNDKKEDTTVKFRIKGQGVTEKPFGLFSIDENKGTVYVHRPIDREEYPLFHVDFDVLDRKTDATVDKTLSFNVEIKDKNDNSPVFNTNPISVKVPENTPEGVLQATLQAHDNDQKDTLNSQFIMTVVSQDPASPNITIRDMHRTSTVKQLAFTGCFDYDKAKQYKVLVEAKDQGTPPMSSTATAILDITDSNTHPPEFSSATYNTEVMEMELKEILRIGIKDMDTPNTPGSRAVFSIKKGNEENNYKIETDPKTNEGVLSVVKGKNFLKTEIIELEIEVENEEPLFQCVNGKPVTGTKPKPNTAKVAVKVIDSNDPPVFKNPTEKVYRNENGSIGDVLFVPEIKDEDSDISKLRYKIVQDPAQWVSVDQKTGKITTVETMDRESPFVKNGIYTVEVHAIDDGQPPGTGTCTVLVHLGDLNDNAPQLISKNTVMCGNKVDRVDVSPSDLDDAPYANPFTFFLGGEEELKSLWKLDPTTGTNTSLISLTSLPYGNYTIPLKIQDQQGLQAEHVLHVVVCDCIGRTNTCRDRLPHSIRLGPAAIGLLFAGLLLMAFLLLCFHCDCKSKNFHHIPLNLQEEGIQTLAKYNEEGGGSIYKPNKGFASNASWKENFFSSAPPEYLLTDVYRNDLRSSSGYGVQNNWQEMYSGGGVMNMQHHNMSMVRRDKESFRNESRRMSRTHSIARTERNLAEHIDRKISGILEEQRDFPAYCPYQYDYEGGGSDCHSLDQLTISNHGDNLDFLHNIGPKFNTLGGICQQSVESRNIRL; via the exons ATGATGAAGATCACCTTCTTTCTGATTCTACTTGCT GTTGTTGACGTGGTCTCTTCCAGCAAAAATGATATCAGCAATCGGGAAAAGCGG GATGCTGTTCTCATTCGTTCAAAGAGAAGATGGGTTCTGTCCACCATCGATGTGGAAGAGAACATGCCTGGACCGTATCCCGCTATAGTAACAACG CTGTACAATGACAAAAAGGAGGACACCACTGTCAAGTTCCGCATCAAAGGACAAGGGGTGACAGAGAAACCATTTGGTTTGTTTAGCATTGATGAAAACAAGGGGACTGTATACGTACACCGGCCCATCGACAGAGAAGAGTACCCCTTGTTCCAC gtGGACTTTGATGTGCTGGACAGGAAAACTGATGCCACTGTGGATAAAACACTGTCATTTAATGTAGAAATAAAGGACAAAAATGACAATAGTCCTGTGTTCAATACAAACCCTATCAGCGTAAAAGTTCCAGAGAACACGCCTGAAG GCGTACTCCAAGCAACATTACAAGCCCATGACAATGATCAGAAGGATACTCTTAATTCCCAGTTCATCATGACGGTGGTGTCACAAGACCCTGCCTCACCAAACATTACCATCAGGGACATGCATAGGACAAGTACAGTCAAACAGCTCGCCTTCACAGGATGCTTTGATTATGAT AAAGCAAAACAATATAAAGTGCTAGTTGAAGCGAAGGATCAAGGTACACCTCCAATGTCTTCAACTGCAACTGCCATTCTTGATATCACTGATTCTAACACCCATCCCCCAGAATTCAGTTCGGCCACG tacAACACTGAAGTGATGGAAATGGAATTAAAAGAGATTCTAAGAATTGGCATAAAAGACATGGACACACCAAACACGCCTGGTTCAAGAGCGGTGTTCTCCATCAAGAAGGGCAATGAGGAAAACAATTATAAGATTGAGACAGACCCCAAAACCAATGaaggtgtgctgtctgttgtcaaG GGGAAGAATTTCCTGAAAACTGAGATCATAGAGCTGGAGATAGAAGTTGAGAACGAGGAGCCATTATTTCAGTGTGTTAACGGAAAGCCCGTAACAGGTACCAAACCAAAACCAAACACTGCCAAAGTGGCAGTGAAAGTCATTGATTCGAACGATCCCCCCGTGTTTAAGAATCCAACAGAAAAAGTCTACCGGAATGAAAATGGATCTATAGGGGATGTGCTGTTCGTGCCCGAGATCAAAGATGAGGACTCAGACATTAGCAAACTCAG gtATAAGATAGTACAAGACCCAGCCCAATGGGTGAGTGTGGATCAGAAGACAGGAAAGATCACAACAGTTGAAACGATGGACCGGGAGTCTCCATTTGTCAAAAATGGCATCTACACAGTCGAGGTGCATGCTATAGATGATG GACAGCCTCCAGGTACAGGTACATGTACCGTTTTGGTCCACCTAGGCGACTTAAACGATAATGCTCCCCAGCTCATCTCCAAAAATACGGTCATGTGCGGGAACAAAGTCGATCGTGTGGATGTGTCACCAAGTGATCTTGACGACGCTCCGTATGCAAATCCTTTTACCTTCTTTCTGGGAGGAGAGGAAGAGCTGAAGAGCCTCTGGAAGCTGGATCCCACCACAG GAACAAACACCTCTCTGATCAGTTTGACGAGCCTGCCGTATGGAAACTACACCATTCCTCTGAAGATCCAGGATCAGCAAGGGCTGCAAGCAGAACACGTTCTTCATGTGGTTGTGTGTGATTGTATAGGGAGGACCAACACGTGTCGTGATCGTCTGCCTCACTCCATAAGACTGGGTCCAGCAGCCATTGGTCTCCTGTTTGCTGGACTTCTCCTAATGGCCT TTCTACTCCTTTGTTTCCACTGTGACTGTAAAAGCAAAAACTTTCACCACATTCCTCTGAACCTGCAGGAGGAGGGCATCCAAACCCTTGCCAAATACAATGAGGAGGGAGGAGGCTCAATCTATAAG ccTAATAAAGGGTTTGCTTCAAATGCCAGTTGGAAGGAAAACTTCTTTTCTTCTGCACCG CCTGAGTACCTGCTTACTGATGTATACAGGAACGATTTGAGAAGCTCTTCAGGG TATGGCGTTCAGAACAACTGGCAGGAAATGTACAGTGGTGGAGGAGTGATGAACATG CAACATCACAACATGTCAATGGTTCGAAGGGACAAGGAAAGCTTTAGG AATGAAAGCCGCCGGATGTCCCGCACACACAGCATTGCTCGGACAGAGAGGAACCTGGCAGAACACATTGACAGG AAAATCAGTGGGATTTTGGAAGAGCAGAGGGACTTTCCAGCTTATTGCCCGTATCAGTATGACTATGAGGGGGGCGGTAGTGACTGCCACTCACTGGATCAGCTGACTATCAGTAACCACGGTGATAACCTGGACTTCCTGCACAACATCGGGCCCAAGTTTAACACTCTGGGTGGGATCTGTCAACAGTCAGTGGAGAGTCGGAATATCCGGCTGTGA